Proteins encoded together in one Streptomyces sp. TLI_171 window:
- a CDS encoding TetR/AcrR family transcriptional regulator — protein MATHARARLLDTAEQLFYAEGIRAVGVERILAESGVGRASFYRHFPGKDELVVAVLTRRDQNWRDWLAARVAEHGGRPLNLFDALAERFARADFRGCAFINTMVETADPDSPAHQVAAAHKREVTRYVAGLLEADGRPAADAADLARRLVLLMDGAIVTALREGGTAPAAEARDVAAALLTNPCAAPADDA, from the coding sequence ATGGCCACCCACGCACGCGCCCGCCTGCTCGACACCGCCGAGCAGCTCTTCTACGCCGAGGGCATCCGCGCCGTCGGCGTGGAGCGGATCCTCGCCGAGTCCGGCGTCGGCCGGGCCTCCTTCTACCGGCACTTCCCCGGCAAGGACGAGCTGGTCGTCGCCGTCCTCACCCGCCGCGACCAGAACTGGCGGGACTGGCTCGCCGCCCGGGTGGCCGAGCACGGCGGACGCCCGCTGAACCTCTTCGACGCCCTCGCCGAACGCTTCGCCCGCGCCGACTTCCGCGGCTGCGCCTTCATCAACACCATGGTCGAGACCGCCGACCCGGACAGCCCCGCGCACCAGGTCGCCGCCGCGCACAAACGCGAGGTCACCCGGTACGTGGCCGGCCTGCTCGAAGCCGACGGGCGCCCCGCCGCGGACGCCGCCGACCTGGCCCGACGGCTGGTCCTGCTGATGGACGGGGCGATCGTCACCGCCCTGCGCGAAGGCGGCACCGCCCCCGCCGCCGAGGCCAGGGACGTGGCCGCCGCGCTGCTGACCAATCCGTGCGCGGCGCCCGCCGACGACGCCTGA
- a CDS encoding carboxymuconolactone decarboxylase family protein, with product MPRLPLLTEDPDGLLERTRARLGRLPNLYATLANSPAALGGYLALHEHLGNGVLTPKVREQLALLIAQHNECTYCVSAHTLRGRRLLGLTDEQLARTRKAADDTDPHADAILRLADRILHSRGRVSDRELAAARAAGVTDAELAETTAHIALNTLSNYFNHLAQPTLDFPEVQA from the coding sequence ATGCCGCGCCTGCCACTGCTCACCGAGGATCCCGACGGCCTGTTGGAGCGCACCCGCGCCCGCCTCGGCCGCCTCCCCAACCTGTACGCCACCCTCGCCAACTCGCCCGCCGCCCTGGGCGGTTACCTCGCCCTGCACGAGCACCTGGGCAACGGCGTGCTCACCCCGAAGGTGCGCGAACAGCTCGCCCTGCTGATCGCCCAGCACAACGAGTGCACCTACTGCGTCAGCGCCCACACCCTGCGCGGCCGCCGCCTGCTCGGCCTCACCGACGAGCAGCTGGCCCGCACCCGGAAGGCCGCCGACGACACCGACCCGCATGCCGACGCGATCCTCCGCCTGGCCGACCGGATCCTGCACAGCCGCGGCCGGGTCTCCGACCGGGAACTGGCCGCCGCCCGCGCAGCCGGCGTCACCGACGCCGAACTCGCCGAGACCACCGCCCACATCGCGCTCAACACGCTCTCCAACTACTTCAACCACCTGGCGCAGCCCACCCTCGACTTCCCGGAGGTCCAGGCATGA
- a CDS encoding class I adenylate-forming enzyme family protein: MLDQLARTLREGGSRPALLGSTRSGSARVLARCADLADLADRYAAVLHHRHGLRPGDTLGVAVRPGPRALAVLLAAHRLGLRTAVLDPSAGPDVLRARLALAPPALVLADAAAQAVAGWARPLARRAHLELPPLHTLGPVATVGRRHPGCARALGEHPGPPPPPYEGDGDAVIVFTSGTTSAPRGVVHTRASLTAGMRAVDSLVRPRPGGTVLGGTTFVLVPALAAGATVALPARRSRLLQRQIDRLAPDETYLTPPRLRPLTRLTGRVWTGSAPADAALLRRAREAGATEAWGVYALTELFPAAAVEEREKSAHRGPGDLLGHPLPGVRTRLGADGELLLSAPSARDRYLGEDPDPWVRTGDRAELAPDGRIVLAGRLKDMVLRRAENIYPGLYEPSLHLPEVELAVLVGVPAPDGDERLVALVQPRAGADHHRLRTALRDPLARMGAARPDALLLGPVPLAGRSRKPDRAAAARYCAHLLADTGTGSAR; this comes from the coding sequence GTGCTCGACCAGCTCGCCCGCACCCTGCGCGAGGGCGGCTCCCGCCCCGCCCTGCTCGGCAGCACCCGCAGCGGCTCGGCCCGGGTGCTGGCCCGCTGCGCCGACCTGGCGGACCTCGCCGACCGGTACGCCGCCGTCCTGCACCACCGGCACGGCCTGCGGCCCGGCGACACCCTGGGCGTCGCCGTCCGGCCCGGCCCGCGGGCGCTGGCCGTGCTGCTGGCCGCCCACCGGCTGGGGCTGCGGACGGCGGTGCTCGACCCGTCCGCGGGGCCGGACGTGCTGCGCGCCCGCCTGGCGCTCGCGCCGCCCGCGCTGGTCCTCGCCGACGCCGCCGCCCAGGCGGTGGCGGGCTGGGCCCGGCCGCTGGCCCGCCGCGCGCACCTGGAGCTGCCGCCGCTGCACACGCTCGGGCCGGTGGCCACCGTCGGCCGCCGGCACCCGGGGTGCGCCCGCGCCCTCGGCGAGCACCCGGGGCCGCCCCCGCCGCCGTACGAAGGGGACGGCGACGCGGTGATCGTGTTCACCTCGGGGACCACCTCCGCGCCGCGCGGCGTGGTGCACACCCGGGCCTCGCTGACCGCGGGCATGCGGGCGGTGGACTCGCTGGTCCGGCCCCGCCCGGGCGGGACCGTGCTGGGCGGCACCACTTTCGTGCTGGTCCCGGCGCTGGCCGCCGGGGCGACGGTCGCCCTGCCGGCCCGTCGCAGCCGCCTCCTGCAGCGGCAGATCGACCGGCTCGCCCCGGACGAGACGTACCTGACGCCACCTCGGCTCCGGCCGCTGACCAGGCTCACCGGCCGGGTCTGGACGGGCTCCGCCCCGGCCGACGCCGCGCTGCTGCGCCGGGCCAGGGAAGCGGGCGCGACCGAGGCGTGGGGGGTGTACGCGCTGACCGAACTGTTCCCCGCCGCGGCCGTCGAGGAACGCGAGAAGAGCGCCCACCGCGGCCCTGGCGACCTGCTCGGACACCCGCTGCCGGGCGTCCGCACCCGGCTCGGCGCGGACGGCGAGCTGCTGCTCTCCGCGCCGTCGGCCCGCGACCGCTACCTCGGTGAGGACCCCGACCCGTGGGTGCGCACCGGCGACCGGGCCGAACTCGCCCCGGACGGGCGGATCGTGCTGGCCGGCCGGCTCAAGGACATGGTGCTGCGCCGCGCCGAGAACATCTACCCGGGCCTGTACGAGCCCTCGCTGCACCTGCCGGAGGTCGAACTCGCCGTCCTGGTGGGCGTACCCGCCCCGGACGGCGACGAGCGGCTGGTCGCGCTGGTCCAGCCCCGGGCCGGCGCCGACCACCACCGGCTGCGCACCGCGCTGCGCGACCCGCTGGCCCGGATGGGCGCCGCCCGCCCCGACGCGCTGCTGCTCGGCCCCGTCCCGCTGGCCGGCCGCTCCCGCAAACCGGACCGCGCCGCCGCCGCCCGCTACTGCGCCCACCTGCTCGCCGACACCGGTACGGGGAGCGCCCGGTGA
- a CDS encoding flotillin family protein translates to MLIGIVGGAVGGLVALIVLFKLMWRVAEPNEALVISGSKHGEGLGFRVVTGRGTLVVPGVQVVRRLSLDLNEAALDVECVTSQGIPVHVKGVVIFKVGDDPVSIANAARRFLDQQKMMGQRVHNVFAGHLRSIVGGLTVEDMIRDRERLTGETRSASGIEMEKLGLIIDSLQIQEILDPTGYITNLAAPHAAAVQRDARIAAAEADRRATEAEQEAFARKAEATRNSGIQQAGYQAEMDTAAARALQAGPLAQAAARQEVVVQETKVAELEAHRKEQQLQADVRKPADARAYETRTKAEADRDARISAAEALSRETDLKTAAEANRVKVAAAAEAEATRARGLAAAEATRATGEAQAAAEAAKGLAEAEAARAKGLAEAEATRAQGLAEAEGIKARAAALAENQEAVVAQQLAENWPAIVRAGADAFGNVEHMVLLNGAEGMSEMFAKALTMGGTGLGLARQLLNSMTPAEPAKAPAEPAPAQVIPIQAEAQ, encoded by the coding sequence ATGCTGATCGGCATTGTCGGCGGAGCCGTCGGAGGCCTCGTCGCACTGATCGTGCTGTTCAAGCTCATGTGGCGGGTGGCCGAGCCCAATGAGGCGCTGGTCATCTCGGGTTCGAAGCACGGCGAGGGCCTGGGCTTCCGGGTGGTCACCGGACGGGGAACCCTGGTGGTGCCGGGCGTCCAGGTGGTGCGCCGGCTGTCGCTGGACCTGAACGAGGCCGCGCTGGACGTCGAGTGCGTGACGTCGCAGGGTATTCCGGTGCACGTCAAGGGCGTTGTCATCTTCAAGGTCGGCGACGACCCGGTGTCCATCGCGAACGCCGCCCGCCGCTTCCTGGACCAGCAGAAGATGATGGGCCAGCGGGTGCACAACGTGTTCGCCGGCCACCTGCGTTCCATCGTCGGCGGGTTGACCGTCGAGGACATGATCCGCGACCGCGAGCGCCTCACCGGTGAGACCCGCTCCGCGTCCGGCATCGAGATGGAGAAGCTCGGCCTGATCATCGACTCGCTGCAGATCCAGGAGATCCTGGACCCCACCGGGTACATCACCAACCTGGCCGCCCCGCACGCCGCCGCCGTTCAGCGCGACGCCCGCATCGCGGCCGCCGAGGCCGACCGCCGGGCCACCGAAGCCGAGCAGGAGGCGTTCGCCCGCAAGGCCGAGGCGACCCGCAACTCCGGTATTCAGCAGGCCGGTTACCAGGCCGAGATGGACACCGCCGCGGCCCGCGCGCTGCAGGCCGGACCGCTCGCCCAGGCGGCCGCCCGGCAGGAGGTCGTGGTCCAGGAGACCAAGGTCGCCGAGCTGGAGGCGCACCGCAAGGAGCAGCAGCTGCAGGCCGACGTCCGCAAGCCCGCCGACGCCCGCGCCTACGAGACCCGGACCAAGGCCGAGGCCGACCGCGACGCCCGGATCTCCGCCGCCGAGGCGCTGTCCCGCGAGACGGACCTGAAGACCGCCGCCGAGGCCAACCGGGTCAAGGTCGCCGCCGCCGCGGAGGCCGAGGCCACTCGGGCCCGCGGTCTGGCCGCCGCCGAGGCCACCCGCGCCACCGGTGAGGCGCAGGCCGCCGCCGAGGCCGCGAAGGGCCTCGCGGAGGCCGAAGCGGCCCGGGCCAAGGGTCTGGCCGAGGCCGAGGCCACCCGCGCCCAGGGTCTTGCCGAGGCCGAGGGCATCAAGGCTAGGGCCGCGGCGCTCGCCGAGAACCAGGAAGCGGTCGTCGCCCAGCAGCTCGCCGAGAACTGGCCCGCCATCGTCCGCGCCGGCGCCGACGCCTTCGGCAACGTCGAGCACATGGTGCTGCTGAACGGCGCCGAGGGCATGTCCGAGATGTTCGCCAAGGCCCTCACCATGGGCGGCACCGGCCTCGGCCTCGCCCGTCAGCTCCTCAACTCCATGACCCCGGCCGAACCCGCGAAGGCCCCGGCCGAGCCGGCCCCCGCCCAGGTCATCCCGATCCAGGCCGAAGCGCAGTGA
- the thiC gene encoding phosphomethylpyrimidine synthase ThiC, whose translation MTVTDQHSSAQEPAGATATGYPTPAWRKAYRQGSRPDLRVPYREVDLTNGRTVPLYDTSGPYTDPSQPTDVRRGLPALRDPWIRQRGDVEEYDGREARPEDDGIKHTSPRGGDLRNLDAVFPGRPRRPLRARDGVAVTQLAYAKRGVITPEMEFVALREGLEPEFVREQVARGRAVIPVNVNHPEVEPAVIGTDFLVKINANIGNSAVTSSIEEEVEKMTWATRWGADTVMDLSTGRNIHTTREWILRNSPVPIGTVPLYQALEKVDGRAEELSWEVYRDTVVEQCEQGVDYMTVHAGVLLRYVPLTARRKTGIVSRGGSIMAAWCLAHHQENFLYTHFEELCDLLRAYDVTFSLGDGLRPGSIADANDEAQFAELTTLGELGRIARAKDVQVMIEGPGHVPMHKIRENMDLQKEICDEAPFYTLGPLTTDVAPGYDHITSGIGAAMIAWWGTAMLCYVTPKEHLGLPNRDDVKTGVITYKIAAHAADLAKGHPGAQAWDDALSDARFEFRWEDQFNLALDPETAREFHDETLPAEPAKTAHFCSMCGPKFCSMKISQQIRDEHGGEAEQAALAGMAEKSAEFAAHGNRVYLPLTD comes from the coding sequence ATGACCGTTACCGATCAGCACAGCTCTGCCCAGGAGCCGGCCGGCGCCACCGCCACCGGCTACCCCACCCCCGCCTGGCGCAAGGCCTACCGCCAGGGCAGCCGCCCCGACCTGCGGGTTCCCTACCGCGAGGTCGACCTGACCAACGGCCGCACCGTCCCGCTGTACGACACCTCCGGCCCGTACACCGACCCCTCCCAGCCCACCGACGTCCGGCGCGGACTGCCCGCGCTGCGCGACCCCTGGATCCGCCAGCGCGGCGACGTCGAGGAGTACGACGGCCGCGAGGCCCGCCCCGAGGACGACGGGATCAAGCACACCTCCCCGCGCGGCGGCGACCTGCGCAACCTGGACGCCGTCTTCCCCGGCCGGCCGCGCCGCCCGCTGCGCGCCCGCGACGGCGTCGCCGTCACCCAACTCGCCTACGCCAAGCGGGGCGTGATCACCCCCGAGATGGAGTTCGTCGCCCTCCGGGAAGGCCTGGAGCCGGAGTTCGTGCGCGAGCAGGTGGCGCGCGGCCGCGCCGTCATCCCGGTCAACGTGAACCACCCCGAGGTGGAGCCGGCCGTCATCGGCACCGACTTCCTGGTGAAGATCAACGCCAACATCGGCAACTCCGCCGTCACCTCCTCCATCGAGGAGGAGGTGGAGAAGATGACCTGGGCCACCCGCTGGGGCGCCGACACCGTCATGGACCTCTCCACCGGCCGCAACATCCACACCACCCGCGAGTGGATCCTGCGCAACTCCCCCGTCCCGATCGGCACCGTCCCGCTCTACCAGGCGCTGGAGAAGGTCGACGGCCGGGCCGAGGAACTCAGCTGGGAGGTCTACCGCGACACCGTCGTCGAACAGTGCGAACAGGGCGTCGACTACATGACCGTGCACGCCGGCGTGCTGCTGCGGTACGTCCCGCTCACCGCCCGCCGCAAGACCGGCATCGTCTCCCGCGGCGGCTCCATCATGGCGGCCTGGTGCCTGGCGCACCACCAGGAGAACTTCCTCTACACGCACTTCGAGGAACTCTGCGACCTGCTGCGCGCCTACGACGTCACCTTCTCGCTCGGCGACGGCCTGCGCCCCGGCTCCATCGCCGACGCCAACGACGAGGCCCAGTTCGCCGAACTCACCACCCTCGGCGAGCTCGGCCGGATCGCCCGGGCCAAGGACGTCCAGGTCATGATCGAAGGCCCCGGGCACGTCCCGATGCACAAGATCCGCGAGAACATGGACCTGCAGAAGGAGATCTGCGACGAGGCCCCGTTCTACACGCTCGGCCCGCTGACCACCGACGTCGCGCCCGGCTACGACCACATCACCTCCGGGATCGGCGCCGCGATGATCGCCTGGTGGGGCACCGCGATGCTCTGCTACGTCACCCCCAAGGAACACCTGGGCCTCCCCAACCGCGACGACGTCAAGACCGGCGTCATCACCTACAAGATCGCCGCCCACGCCGCCGACCTCGCCAAGGGCCACCCCGGGGCACAGGCCTGGGACGACGCCCTCTCCGACGCGCGCTTCGAATTCCGCTGGGAGGACCAGTTCAACCTGGCCCTCGACCCGGAGACCGCCCGCGAGTTCCATGACGAGACCCTCCCTGCCGAACCCGCCAAGACCGCCCACTTCTGCTCCATGTGCGGGCCCAAGTTCTGCTCGATGAAGATCAGCCAGCAGATCCGCGACGAACACGGCGGCGAAGCCGAACAGGCCGCCCTGGCCGGCATGGCCGAGAAGTCCGCCGAATTCGCCGCCCACGGCAACCGCGTCTACCTCCCCCTGACCGACTGA
- a CDS encoding 3-oxoacyl-ACP synthase III family protein: MDMLPRIGITAVGSSLPQQTVTSAELQQEIAAGARLPLPDGMFEKATGIRTRRFAGPDEHPSTLALAAARRALTARGLDPADVDLLVFASASRDVCEPATAHLVQAELGSRAHALDVSNACNSFLNGIDTARAMILAGRARRALVVTGETPSRAMRRDPSGLAEFRAGFAGYTFGDGGAAVLVEPVERGGILDVETETASEHWEVGGIPGGGSRHPRGDEWSYFRGGGKELRGVFEKIGADILTRVAARTGLGWDAYARVLVHQVTLPYLERFVELTGVPADKLVVTVPELGNLASATIGVQLDRIMPELTPGEKVLMVGLGGGVSLMTMVWEKS; this comes from the coding sequence ATGGACATGCTGCCTCGCATCGGGATCACCGCTGTCGGCTCCTCGCTCCCCCAACAGACCGTCACCTCCGCCGAGTTGCAGCAGGAGATCGCGGCCGGCGCCCGTCTCCCGCTGCCCGACGGCATGTTCGAGAAGGCCACCGGCATCCGCACCCGCCGTTTCGCCGGCCCGGACGAACACCCCTCGACGCTCGCCCTGGCGGCGGCCCGCCGGGCCCTGACGGCCCGCGGCCTCGACCCCGCCGACGTCGACCTGCTGGTGTTCGCCTCCGCGTCCCGGGACGTCTGCGAACCCGCGACCGCGCACCTCGTGCAGGCCGAACTCGGCTCCCGCGCGCACGCCCTGGACGTCTCCAACGCCTGCAACAGCTTCCTGAACGGCATCGACACCGCCCGGGCGATGATCCTGGCGGGCCGGGCCCGGCGGGCGCTGGTGGTCACGGGGGAGACGCCGAGCCGGGCGATGCGCCGCGACCCGTCCGGTCTCGCCGAGTTCCGTGCGGGCTTCGCCGGCTACACCTTCGGCGACGGCGGCGCGGCCGTGCTGGTGGAGCCGGTCGAGCGCGGCGGCATCCTCGACGTGGAGACCGAGACGGCGTCCGAGCACTGGGAGGTGGGCGGCATCCCGGGTGGCGGATCGCGGCACCCGCGGGGCGACGAGTGGAGTTATTTCCGCGGCGGCGGGAAGGAGTTGCGCGGTGTGTTCGAGAAGATCGGCGCCGACATCCTGACCAGGGTGGCCGCCCGCACCGGCCTCGGCTGGGACGCCTACGCGCGGGTGCTGGTGCACCAGGTGACGCTGCCGTACCTGGAGCGCTTCGTGGAGCTGACCGGCGTCCCGGCCGACAAGCTGGTGGTCACCGTGCCCGAGCTGGGCAATCTCGCCTCCGCCACGATAGGCGTCCAACTCGACCGGATCATGCCGGAGTTGACGCCCGGCGAGAAGGTGCTGATGGTCGGACTGGGCGGCGGGGTCAGCCTGATGACGATGGTCTGGGAGAAGTCGTGA
- a CDS encoding glycosyltransferase family A protein — protein sequence MTELWVVVPAYQEAARIDGTLRALAAQRDRDFTLLVVDNGSTDATPDRVLAFAEHAPFPVELLVEPEKGVGSAIDTGFRYAIDHGARLLARTDADCLPEPGWSAAARAGMLASGGLVCGKVTARHDEHGPVGRAVFRVLVALGALFGRIRPAHRRRHGYLTPYRMHAGNNMAITADLYLDCGGMPRRPSPTDRAFINQIRRQSTAIVHRRDMVVQNSTRRIRAYGLRGTARWYLERGAGHRGVDVR from the coding sequence GTGACCGAGCTCTGGGTGGTCGTCCCCGCGTACCAGGAGGCGGCCCGGATCGACGGCACGCTGCGCGCCCTCGCCGCGCAGCGCGACCGCGACTTCACCCTGCTGGTGGTCGACAACGGCTCCACCGACGCCACCCCCGACCGGGTGCTGGCCTTCGCCGAACACGCCCCGTTCCCGGTGGAGTTGCTGGTCGAACCGGAGAAGGGGGTGGGCAGCGCGATCGACACCGGGTTCCGCTACGCCATCGACCACGGCGCCCGGCTGCTGGCCCGCACCGACGCCGACTGCCTGCCCGAGCCGGGCTGGAGCGCCGCCGCGCGCGCCGGGATGCTCGCGTCCGGCGGGCTGGTCTGCGGCAAGGTCACCGCCCGGCACGACGAACACGGGCCGGTCGGGCGGGCGGTCTTCCGGGTGCTGGTCGCCCTCGGCGCGCTCTTCGGCCGGATCCGGCCGGCGCACCGGCGCCGGCACGGCTATCTGACGCCCTACCGGATGCACGCCGGCAACAACATGGCGATCACCGCCGATCTGTACCTCGACTGCGGCGGCATGCCGCGCCGCCCGTCCCCGACCGACCGGGCGTTCATCAACCAGATCCGCCGGCAGTCCACCGCGATCGTCCACCGCCGCGACATGGTGGTGCAGAACTCCACCCGCCGGATCCGCGCCTACGGCCTGCGCGGCACCGCGCGCTGGTACCTGGAACGCGGTGCGGGCCACCGCGGCGTCGACGTCCGCTGA
- a CDS encoding M20 family metallopeptidase, with product MSADVHPGLEGLRDAAAALRPELVELRRALHRDPEIGLDLPRTRAKVLAALDGLPLEITLGKALSSVTAVLRGGRPGPAVLLRADLDALPVQENSGLPYASEVPGAMHACGHDLHTAALVGAARLLAERREHLAGSVVFMFQPGEEGDGGAALMVEEGVLDAAGERVAAAYALHVGASLLPAGYVAGRPGPIMAASDTLRVTVRGRGGHGSMPHLAVDPVPVACEAVLALQTMVTRRFDAFDPVVLTVGTFHAGTAENVIPDEAAFGATVRSFSPAARQSVLAEVVRVAEGIGAAHGCQVDAVIEHGYPVTVNDPAEAEYAERTARQLLGQESYIEMPRPLAGSEDFGVLAEHVPAAYVMFGACPADADPFTAPYNHSAEARFDDGVLGDAAALLAALALGKVS from the coding sequence ATGTCGGCCGACGTTCACCCCGGACTCGAAGGCCTGCGCGACGCGGCCGCCGCGCTGCGACCCGAACTCGTCGAGCTCCGCCGCGCACTGCACCGCGACCCCGAGATCGGCCTCGACCTGCCCCGCACCCGGGCCAAGGTGCTCGCCGCCCTCGACGGCCTCCCGCTGGAGATCACCCTCGGCAAGGCCCTGTCCTCCGTCACGGCGGTGCTCCGCGGCGGCCGCCCCGGACCGGCGGTGCTGCTGCGCGCCGACCTGGACGCCCTGCCCGTGCAGGAGAACAGCGGCCTGCCGTACGCCTCCGAGGTGCCCGGCGCGATGCACGCCTGCGGGCACGACCTGCACACCGCGGCGCTGGTCGGCGCGGCCCGGCTGCTCGCCGAGCGGCGCGAACACCTGGCCGGGAGCGTGGTGTTCATGTTCCAGCCCGGCGAGGAGGGCGACGGCGGAGCGGCCCTGATGGTCGAGGAGGGCGTGCTGGACGCCGCGGGGGAGCGGGTGGCCGCCGCGTACGCGCTGCACGTCGGCGCCTCGCTGCTGCCCGCCGGGTACGTCGCCGGCCGCCCGGGCCCGATCATGGCCGCCTCCGACACCCTGCGGGTCACGGTGCGCGGCCGCGGCGGCCACGGCTCCATGCCGCACCTCGCCGTCGACCCGGTGCCGGTGGCCTGCGAGGCCGTGCTGGCACTGCAGACCATGGTCACCCGGCGGTTCGACGCCTTCGACCCGGTGGTGCTGACGGTGGGGACCTTCCACGCCGGCACCGCGGAGAACGTCATCCCGGACGAGGCGGCCTTCGGCGCGACCGTCCGCTCCTTCTCGCCCGCCGCCCGGCAGTCGGTGCTCGCCGAGGTCGTCCGGGTGGCGGAGGGCATCGGCGCCGCCCACGGCTGCCAGGTGGACGCGGTGATCGAGCACGGCTACCCGGTGACCGTCAACGACCCGGCGGAGGCCGAGTACGCCGAACGGACGGCCCGTCAACTGCTCGGCCAGGAAAGCTACATCGAGATGCCCAGGCCGCTGGCCGGCTCCGAGGACTTCGGCGTCCTCGCCGAGCACGTCCCCGCCGCCTACGTGATGTTCGGCGCCTGCCCGGCGGACGCCGACCCCTTCACCGCCCCGTACAACCACTCGGCGGAGGCCCGCTTCGACGACGGTGTCCTGGGCGACGCGGCGGCGCTGCTGGCCGCGCTGGCCCTCGGCAAGGTCTCGTAG
- a CDS encoding cytochrome P450, whose translation MTARRADRAVYLRSHPVLFALLAATRHRPVLRLGRTVLVHHPDAYRQILTRVPLDRTAEHTTGGTAARLTGGTLLFDQAGPEHRASRRALAHRLGSEGVAELRPRWQQLLADELGDLTGPVDLVPVVRRLAGTTAAALTGSAADPVELAVAAERVAAATARTHLPSLLPRPGAQRRARAAAARLARLLPDPQEAMLAVAAVNTTLAALPRAVAWCSRAGLWDDAAADAPALAAELLRRTAPSPVLPRAAAADATVLGHRIRRGDRLLLIARHAAQAHRDTADHPLAARAPFGLGPHTCPGAALARTQLADLLAVLAPHRPRVLRTVPDPAGALPSYRRCLIRAREAAPSAR comes from the coding sequence GTGACCGCCCGCCGCGCCGACCGCGCCGTCTACCTGCGCAGCCACCCGGTGCTGTTCGCGCTGCTCGCCGCCACCCGCCACCGGCCGGTGCTCCGGCTGGGCCGGACCGTCCTGGTCCACCACCCCGACGCGTACCGGCAGATCCTCACCCGGGTCCCGCTCGACCGCACCGCCGAGCACACCACCGGCGGCACCGCCGCCCGCCTCACCGGCGGCACGCTGCTGTTCGACCAGGCCGGGCCGGAGCACCGCGCCTCCCGCCGCGCGCTGGCGCACCGGCTGGGCAGCGAGGGCGTCGCCGAACTGCGGCCCCGGTGGCAGCAGTTGCTCGCCGACGAGCTCGGCGACCTGACCGGCCCGGTCGACCTGGTCCCGGTGGTCCGCCGGCTGGCCGGGACCACCGCCGCGGCGCTGACCGGCAGCGCGGCCGACCCCGTCGAGCTGGCCGTCGCCGCCGAGCGGGTCGCCGCCGCGACGGCCCGCACCCACCTGCCGAGCCTGCTGCCGAGGCCGGGCGCACAGCGGCGGGCCCGGGCCGCCGCGGCCCGGCTGGCCCGGCTGCTGCCCGACCCGCAGGAGGCGATGCTCGCCGTCGCGGCCGTCAACACCACGCTCGCCGCGCTGCCGCGCGCGGTCGCCTGGTGCTCCCGCGCCGGACTGTGGGACGACGCTGCCGCGGACGCCCCCGCGCTGGCCGCCGAACTCCTCCGCCGGACCGCCCCCTCGCCGGTGCTGCCGCGCGCCGCGGCCGCCGACGCGACCGTGCTCGGCCACCGGATCCGCCGGGGCGACCGGCTGCTGCTGATCGCCCGTCATGCCGCCCAGGCGCACCGCGACACCGCCGACCACCCGCTGGCCGCCCGGGCCCCGTTCGGCCTGGGCCCGCACACCTGCCCGGGCGCCGCCCTGGCCCGCACCCAACTCGCCGACCTGCTCGCCGTGCTGGCCCCGCACCGGCCCCGGGTGCTGCGCACCGTACCGGACCCGGCCGGCGCGCTGCCGTCCTACCGTCGCTGCCTGATCCGGGCCCGGGAAGCCGCCCCCTCCGCGCGCTGA